In the Acidobacteriota bacterium genome, TCATCGCCTTCGGCGTCGCGATGCCGCTGTCGGCTCGAGAGACCGACCCGATCGACGACTTCGTGCGGGCCGAGATGGACCGCCAGCAGGTTCCCGGAGTCGCGGTGGCCATCGTCCGGCGGGGCGAGGTGGTGCGGGCGAGCGGGTACGGGTTCGCCAACCTCGAGCACCGCGTGCCGGTCGGGCCCGCGACGATCTTCCAGTCGGGCTCGGTGGGCAAGCAGTTCACCGCGGCCGTGGTCATGCTGCTCGTCGAGGACGGCCGCATCGGGCTCGACGATCCGGTGACGAAGTACCTGCCCGAGGCCCCGGCAGGGTGGCGCGACATCACCGTCCGGCACCTGCTCACGCACACATCGGGCATTCCCGACTACACCCCGCAGGACGTGGATCGGCGACGCGACTACACGGAAGACGAGCTCGCGCGGATGGCGTTCGGCCTCACGCGCGAGTTCCCGCCGGGCACGCGGTGGAACTACAGCAACACCGGCTACGTGCTGCTCGGCGTCATCGTCCATCGGGCGTCGGGACGGTTCTATGGCGACATCCTCGCCGAACGCGTGTTCGCACCGCTTGGCATGTCGACCGCCCGCGTGATCAGCGAGGCCGACATCGTTCCGGGCCGAGCCGCGGGGTATCGGCTGGTCGATGGCGCGCTCAGGAACCAGGAGTGGGTGGCGCCGGTACTGAACACGACCGCCGACGGCTCCCTCTACGTGTCCTTGCTCGACCTGGTCGCGTGGGACCGCGGCCTCCGGGCCAAGGCGGTGCTGCGACCGGAGAGCTGGGCACAGGTGTTCGAGCCGGTGCGGCTCGCGAGCGGGAACCCCTATCCCTATGGTTTCGGGTGGAGCATCGACACCGTCGCGGGACAGACCCGCGTGCACCACGGCGGCTCGTGGCAGGGGTTCCAGGCCTACATCGCGCGCTACCTTGGCGACGACCTGACGATCGTCGTCCTCGCGAACCTCGCGCAGGCCGACACGGCGCGGTTCGTCGACGGCATCGCGGGGCTCCTGAACCCGGCGCTGATCCGTTCCGCGCCGACGCCCATCACCGACGAGGCGCCCGAGACCCGTGGCCGTCTCGAGCAGCTGCTCGACGCCGCGGCGAAGGGCACACTCTCACCGGCCGACTTCGCCTACGTGCGCGCGGGGTTCTTCCCTGGCGCGGCGCGGCGGATGCAGGACCTGCTGGCGCCGCTCGGCCGGCCGATCCGCATCGACCTGCTCGAGCGCCTGACCCTTGGCGACGACACCGTGTCGACCTACGAGGTGGCCTACGGCGAGCAGGTCGTCACCGTGCGGCTCGGTCTCGCGCCCGATGGTCGCGTCTCGGCGTTCCAGGTGCGGCCTCGGACGCCGGCGCGCTGAGCCGGCGTCCGCGCGCGGTCGTCACCCGCGTCTCAGGCGCGCGGCGCCGGGCCGAACCCGGGCTCCGTCGCTCGAGCTGGCTGGCGCCACCCTCATCGCGGTAGAATTCCCGCCAAGCGACCAGTCAGCACGGGAGAGTCAGCACCACCGGGCTCGAGCGAGTCCTGCGCTTCCATGCCACCATCTGCACAGCGGCTCGAACGGGTCGTCGCCAGCCTCGGCGATGTCGTGATCGTCGTCGATTCGGCGACGCGGCGCATCGTCGACTGCAATCCGGCGGTCGAGCGCGTCCTCGGCTTCACGATGGACGAGCTGATCGGCCAGAGCACGGCCATTCTGCACGTCGACCGGGAGGCCTACGAGCGTTTTGGCGCGGCCGGCGAGCCAATCCTCGAGCGCGACGGCGTCTTCCGCACGGAGAGTCGGATGCGGCGCAAGGATGGCCGCGTCATCGACACGGAACACACCGTGACCACCATCGACGAGGGCCGCGGCTGGCGTGCAGGCGTGGTCAGCGTGATTCGCGACGTCACCGAGCGCCGGCGGTCGGAGGAGGCCCTCAGAGAGCGTGAGCGCCAGTACCGCGTCCTCGCCGACAACACGCTCGACGTGATCTGGTCGATGAACATGGACCTCGAGTTCACCTACGTGAACCCGGCGGTGGCGTCGCTCACCGGGTACACGCCGGAGGAGTTCGTCGGCACGAGGCTGGCGGAGCACTGCGAGGCGGAGGCGATGGAACGGCTGCTCGCGCTGCTCCACGAGGCGCTGAAGGACGATCGGGGCGCGCGCGGTCTCGTGTTCGACGTGGACCTGCGGCACAAGAACGGGTCGCCCGTGCCCGTCGAGGTGCACGCCCGCATCGTCTACGACGAAGGGGGGGCGCCGTCGGCACTGCAGGGCACGACGCGCGACGTCAGCGAGCGGCGCACGCTCGAGAAGCAGCTGCTGCAGGCGCAGAAGATGGAGACGGTGGGACGGCTCGCCGGTGGTGTGGCCCACGACTTCAACAACATGCTCAGCATCATCCTCGGCAACGTCGAACTGGCGCTCGAGGGCCTCAGCCCTGCCGACCCGAGATACGCGCACCTGCAGGAGATCCTCACCGCCGGCCGCCGCTCGGCCGACCTGACGCGGCAGCTGCTCGCCTTCGCCCGCAAGCAGCCCATCAGGCCGAAGGTGCTCGACCTCGACGACACGATCGACAGCGTGCTGAAGATGCTGGGGCGGATGATCAGCGAGGACATCTCGCTGGTCTGGAAGCCCGCCGGGAGCCTGTGGCCGGTGCGGATGGATCCAGTCCAGGTCGATCAGATCCTCGTCAATCTGGTCGTGAACGCTCGCGACGCCATCGGCGGCGCCGGCACGATCACGATCGAGACGGCCCGCGCGCAGCTCGATGCCACCTTCTGCGAGCAGCACCCCGGCGCCAGACCCGGGCGCTACGTCATGCTCGCGGTGCACGACGACGGGGCGGGGATGGGCGAGGAGACGCTCGCGCGGGTCTTCGAGCCGTTCTTCACGACCAAGGCCGTCGGGCAGGGCACCGGGCTCGGCCTGCCGATGGTCTATGGGATCGTCAAGCAGAACGAGGGGTATATCGACATCGAGAGCCAACCGGGACGCGGCACGTCGGTGCGCATCTATCTGCCGCCGCTGGCCGACACCGGCGCTTCAGCCTCGGCATCTGCCGCCGTGGAGCATCCGGCTCCCGGGACGGAGACCATCCTGCTCGTCGAGGATGAAGTGGCCCTGCTCAGACTCACGGCCAGACTGCTCGAACGCCTCGGCTACACGGTGCTGGCCGCCGCCACACCAGAGGCGGCCCTCGAGCTGGCGAAGAAGGATCCCCGCCAGATCGACCTGCTGGTGACCGACGTGATCATGCCGGGTGCGAGTGGCCGTGAGCTGTGGCAGGAGGTCGCGGCCGTGCGCCCGGGCCTGAAGTGCCTCTTCATGTCGGGCTATCCGACCGACGTCATGGCCGATCGCGGCTTGCTCGACCACATGTGCTTCCTGCAGAAGCCGTTCTCGGCTCAGGCGCTCGCCGCAAAGGTGCGCGAGGCGCTCGGCGCCTGAGTCAGGTGCGGCAACTGAACCAGCCGTCGGCCAGTGTCTGGGCCCGGATGACGACGCTACTGGGTCAACTCCCGCGCCCAGCGCAGCGCCCCGGCGTAGACGGCCGGCAGGTCGCCCGCGCCGATGCCGAGCCGGGCAGCGAGCCCCTCGCACGCCGCCCACTCGGCCCGCTCGTAGGCCACGACGCAGTCGAGGACCTGCCGCCAGCGGTTCGCCTCGCCGCGCAGCGCGGCTTCCGCCCCAGCCGAGAGCGGCAGCGTCGAGACCACGTCCATCATGGGACGCTCGAGAATCGCGTCGAGCAGCGAGAGCACGCCCACCAGGAAGAGTTCGTCGGCCGCCTCGGTGTCCCACAGCGTCCGGCCGAGCGTCGCGCAACACTCGCCGCGGATGAGCGCCATCGTCACGAGCTCGCGTGAACGGCCCTCGGCCAGCCCGGCGATCGCCCAGACGCTCACCCACTTCCTGATCGCGTCGCGGCCGAGGAGCACGAGTGCCTGACGAACCGACCGGACCTCGAGCTGCAGACCGAAGGCCGCCGAGTTGACGGTCCGGAGCACGCGGTAGCAGAGCGACACGTCGTGCTTGACGAGCGACTCGAGCTCGTTCACGGTCAGCGCCGGATTGACGAGGGCCTGCAGCAGGCGCAAGTACCCGAGCCGGCGCCCCGGGATCTCGCGCGCGGCCAGCGTGACCGGCCGGCTGAAGTAGAAGCCCTGGAAGCGGCGGAAACCAGCGTCGAGGGCGCGCTGGTACGACTCGCGCGTCTCGACCTTCTCGGCAATCATCGTGGCGCCGTGTCCGCCGCACCGCTCGAGCAGCGCCGCCCGCTGCGCCGGGGTCGTCGTCAGGAGGTCGACCTTGACGAAGTCGACGAGGGGCAGCCAGGCCCCGAGCGGGGCGTCGACGAGGTGCCCGTCGAGCGCGAGCGCGTAGCCCGACTGCTGGAGCCGCCGACACGACGCGAGGACCTCGGCGTCGGCCGTCATGGCGCCATCGACTTCGACGACCACCTGGTCGACGGGCAGCAGGTCGACCGCGCCCTCGAGCAGCAGGCGGCGGCTCGCGTTGAAGAACGCCCGCTGGCCATGCGTCAGCGTGTCGAGACCGAAGGCGAGCAGTCCGTCGGTGAAGACCCGGGCACTCGCCAGGTCGGCGTCTGCCGCGCACTCGGTGGCTTCGGCAGAGGCCCGGTACAGCAATTCGTACCCGAACACGCGACCGTCCGGGTCGAGGATGGGCTGCCTCGCGACGAACACTGAAGCGTTGGGCCTCGTCGACACCGGCAGTGGCGAGCTCGCAGACCACTCCGCCCTCACCTCACTGCCAGGCGCGATGGTCCGGGTCGGTGCTGTGGTCGACGATGTCGACAAGGGTGCTGTCATCCGGTCGATCCGCGGAGGTCTGGTTCGAGGCCGCCGGGGGAGAGACACGATCTCCGGGTCGGCTGGGCAGGTAATCGGCAGGAACCGGTGACGACTTGACCCCGATGCGACACTCGGCCTGCGCCTGCCGGCCACGGGCTACCGACCGGCACGGCGAGACTCGCCGCCTTCTCTTCGTTCGGTGAATTCACGGGAGTGCACCGACGGCAATCCCCACGCCGTTTGCCACCGTGGCGCGGCCCTGGCCGGGCTGTGCGCGCACCCTGGTCGTGGAGGCACCGCGCACGCCCTGGGCGGTGCCGTGATGCGGAGTCCCCCTCGTGGCCCGCCGTCGGGCCGGGCTTGAGGCAGGTATGATGGGCCATGCTGCAGACTCTCTCACTCGCACGGTCGTGTCGCAGGCCCGCTCGACTCGCGGCCTCGCTGCTTCTCGCTGGCTGGTTCCTCGGCATCGCCGGTGCCGACGCGCAGCCAAGGGCCTATCGCGACGTCGTGCCCGCCACGGCCACGTCGGACGAGGGCCTGTTCACCGTGCATCGGGCCGATGGCCGCCTGCTGTTCGAGGTGCCGGACGCGGTGCTCGGGCGCGACATGATCGTGATGAGCCGCATCGCGAAGGCGCAGGACGGGCTCGCCGACGGCGGCTCGATGATGGCGCCGAACATCGTCGTACGCTGGGAGCGGCGCGGCGACCGTGTCCTCCTGCGTGCGCTCTCGTACGGCAACGTCGCCGATTCCGGCACCCCTCTCGCACTGGCCGTGGCCAATTCGAACTTCGCGCCGGTGCTGGCGAGCCTGCCCATCGCGGCTCGCGGCACCGCGGGTTCGGTCGTCGACGTGACGGATCTCTACCTTGGCGACACGCCGACGTTCTCGCTCCCGCGGGCGCGTCGCACGCAGCTCGGCGTCCGCGGCCACGATCGCGACCGCACGTGGCTCGAGTGGGCGCGCAGCTTTCCCATCAACGTCGAGGTCAGGGTCGTCCGGACGTACGTCGCCGACCAGGCGCCGTCGAACCCGCGCGGCGGGTCGGTGTCGTTCGAGGTGAATCACTCGATGGTGCTCCTGCCCGAGACGCCGATGATGCCGCGCCTTGCCGACGAGCGCGTGACCTACATCACGGTACGGCAGACGGACTACTCGAGCGGCTTCCAGGGCGTGCGGCCGAGGACGTTCATTCGCCGCTACCGGATGGAGCCGTCGGATCCGGCCGCCTTCGCGCGCGGTGAGCTCGTCGAGCCGAAGAACCCGTGGGTGTGGTACCTCGACCCCGCGACCCCGAAGGCGTGGATCCCGTACTTCCGTGAGGGGCTGCTCGAGTGGAACGCGGCGTTCGAGCTCGCGGGCTTCAAGAACGCCATCGAGGTGCGCGAGGCGCCCACCGAGGAGGAGGACCCCGAGTTCAGCCTGCTCGACGCCCGGTACTCGGTGGTGCGCTACGTGGCGAGCCCCGTGCGATCGGCCAACTCCGGCGGCGACGTCGTCGACCCGCGGTCGGGCGAGGTGATTCGCGCGCACACGAACATGTACCACGGGCTGATGGAGCGGCTGCGCTGGTGGCTCGTGTCGCAGGTGGGCACGGCCAACCCGAACTTCCAGACCAGTGAGCTGTCGGAGGCCGACATGGGCGAGGCCCTCCGCTACGTCGTCTCGCACGAGACGGCGCACTCGGTCGGGTTGCCGCACAATCAGATGGCGAACTTCGTCTATCCCGTCGAGTCGCTTCGCGATCCGGAGTTCGTGAAGAAGATGGGGCACTCGGCCTCGTCGGTCGGCCGCACGCGGTACAACTACGTCGCGCAGCCCGGAGACAACGTGCCGCCCGAGCGCCGCATCGGCGTGTGGGACAAGTTCGCCGTGATGTGGGGCTACCGTCCGATCCCAGGGGCTGACACGCCCGAGGCGGAGCTCGTGGCGCTCAACCAGTGGATCGTCGAGCGCGCCCACGAGCCGTGGTTCCGGTCGGCCGAGGCGCAGTTCGGCATGGACGTCGAGTGGGACCCGAAGCGGATGACCGAGGGCATCTCGGACGATCCCGTGGCCGCCGCCGAGTACGGCATGCGGAACCTGCGGACGGCCGCCGCCAACCTGATGACGTGGCTGCTAGACGAGGGCGACGACTACTACGAGCTCGGCACGCACTACCTGCAGAACCTGACCCAGTGGAACCGGTACGCCGAGCACGCCGCGGCGGCGATCGGCGGGTCGTGGACGCACCACAAGCGCTACGGCGAAGCAGGCTGGGTCTACACGCCCATCGAGCCCGAGTACCAGCGCAAGGCCATGCGCTTCCTCGACGAGCACGTGCTCTCGACGCCGCAGTGGGCGCTCGACCTCGACCAGTTGCGACGGCTCGAGCACGCCGGCGCCGTCGAGCGCATCCGGGCCTATCAGGAGCTCGCCGTGCAGCGGCTGCTCAACCACGCGCGCCTCGCGCGGATGATCGAGCACGAGGCCTTCCTCGGCGAGAAGACGTATCGGCCCGCCGAGATGCTCGACGACACACGAGCGATGGTGTGGCGCGAGGTGCGCGACCGCCGCCCGGCCGATACGTATCGCCGCAACCTGCAGCGGGCGTATCTCGCTCAGGCGCACCACCTGCTGCACGAGGCCGAGTCGAAGTCGTGGACCCCGCCGCCGTCGGGCAACCTGCGCGTGTCGTCGAACGACGATCCGCCGCTCAACGCCGACCTGCACATCGCGCAGTCGGACATCCGGCCGCTCGTTCGCGAGCAGCTTCGCCTGCTGCGCGTGGAGATCCGGCAGGCGCTCGACGCGGGCGTGACCGACCGGATGACCCGCATTCACTACGAGGACGCCCTAGAGCGGATCGCGCGCGCCATTGGCGGGTAAAGGGGACACTCACCTTTTTCCGTCGTCGGCCCTCCGACACCGACGCATCCCCGCGGCAGTCGGTCAGGGGAGGCGTGCCTGGCGGCCCGCCCGCCGACCGCCAGGTGGCCGGCGCCGGAACCCCGCAGCCGCCAGCCGAATCGTCGAATGGGGTCAGTCGGCGAAGACGCGCGCGAGGGGCAGCTCGAGGCCAGGCAGCAGGGGTGTCGTGAGCACGTGGCCGGCTTCTCGCGAGAGCTCGACCGGCCGCGAGAATCCACGTCCCGTACGCCGATAGGCGCGTACGGTGTCGACCTCCGGGTCGACCACCCAGTACTCGTCGACGCCCACACGTTCGTACAGCCGGCGCTTGATCGTCTCGTCGCGCTCGCGCGTCCCGCGCGAGGCAATCTCCACGACGAGTTCCGGGACGCCGCGGACGTGCTGCGGGGTGATGACCTCGGCCGCGCGGGCCGCCGACAGATAGAGCAGGTCGGGTTCGACGACGTCGAACTCGGAAAAGACGACGTCGTAGGGTGCGAAGAAGACGGTGCCGATCGGGTGGGTCTCGAGCCAAGCCCGAATGAGGTAGTAGAGGTTGCCCAGGAGGCGCTGGTGCCTGGTGCTCGGCGAGGGTGTCACGTAGTGCTCCCCGTCGATCAACTCGTGCCGCTGCCCATCGTCGGGGAAGAGCAGGAAGTCGTCGTAGGTGAGCTTCACGCCTGGGCTGGCCGCTTTCACGTCGTCGCTCCCCGGCATGGGCTCATTGTAGCGTCGTCCTGGAGCGAAGTCCGCGCCAGAAGCCTTCAGGCCGATTCGACCGCCTTCTGAAGCGAGAGGGGCGTCGGTTCGCGCGCGCCGTGGCAGGAACCGCCACGCGTCGCCGGGGCGAGTGTTGCAGGATTGGCCACCTGACGTAGGATCGTGGCCATGCGGGCGCCCACGCTCCCCGTCGTGCTCTTGTCGCTGGCCTGCGGAGTCGGTTTTCCGGCTCGAGCACCGGCGGGTCAGCCGCAGGAGACGCTGCCGTCGGCCGCCGTCGATCGCTTCGCGCAGCTCGCGCTGGCGTGCGTCCATCGGGAGTATCCGAACAAGGTCGCGCACGTGCTCAACTCGGACGCGGACGTGCGGCCGCCTCGCGAGTTGACGCCCGCTTTCTACGGCTGCTACGACTGGCACTCGTCGGTGCACGGCCACTGGCTGCTCGCGCGGCTGGCGCGTCTTGCTCCCGACGCGTCGTTTGCCCCCGCGGCGCGGCAGGCCCTGGCGCGCAGCCTGACTGCCCCGAACATCGCGGGCGAGATCGCCTATCTCACGGGCAAGGGCCGCGTGAGCTTCGAGCGTCCGTACGGGCTGGCCTGGCTGCTGCAACTCGATGGGGAGCTGCGAGAGTGGCAAGACGAAGACGCCCGCCGCTGGCAGCGCGTCCTCGAGCCGCTGGTAAAGGCAGCTCTGGAGCGCCTGACGGAATGGTTGCCGAAGCTCTCGGCGCCCGTGCGCGCGGGCGAGCACTCACAGACCGCGTTCGCGCTGGGTCTGGTGCTCGACTGGGCGCGAGGCGCCAGCGACCGCGACACCGCAGCGCTCGTCGTCTCGCGCATCCGCGACTTCTACGCGCGCGATCGCGACTGCCCGCTGGCGTACGAGCCCTCCGGCGAGGACTTCCTGTCGCCGTGCATCGCCGAGGCCGACCTGATGCGGCGGGTGTTGCCCCGGCCGGAGTTCGCGACCTGGCTGCGCGCGTTCCTGCCCGGCCTGCCGGCCAACGCAGCCACGCCGTGGCTCGCGCCCGGCGCGGTGACCGATCCGAGCGACCCGAAGCTCGGACATCTCGCGGGCCTCAACCTGAGCCGGGCATGGATGCTCGAAGGCGTTGCGGCCGGTCTGCCCCCTGACGACCCCAGGCGACCGGCCATCGAAGCCGCAGCGCGCCAGCACGGCCACGAGGGGTTGGCGAGCGTGAGCGGCGAGCACTACGAGGGTGGGCACTGGCTCGGGACGTTCGCAGTGTACCTGGTCACGGGCCGGGGGCTCGCGGCCCCCCGGTAGCGAGCTGAGGGCGGGAGAGGATGAGCGACCGCATGAGACTGGGGATGGCCACGCTGGCCGCGGCCGTCGTGTGCGTCGCGGCGTACGTCGGCATCGCCTGGCTCGCGAGCGGCATCGAGATTCCGCCGGACGTGCCAGCGGCCCGCCTCCCGTGGGCGTCGCTGTTCCGCGTCTGGGCTGCCGTCGGGTTCGGCATCGCCAGCGTGACCGGCTTGCCTCACCTCGTCGGCAGCCTGACCGTCGCCATTCTCCTTGGTGCGGTGCTCGGGGCGGTCTTCGCGCTGACGCGGCGTTTCGTCGCCGGTCTGCTCGACGTGTGAGGCCGGGCGTCGGCTTCAGCTGACGATCACGGGCAGTGCCTTCCGAACCGGTCCATCCGGGGCCGTTCGAAGGTAAGCTGTGCGCGGCGTGCGTCTGGATCTCCTCCTGATCGGCTTCGGTCACGTCGGCCGGCGCTTCGTGCGCCTGCTCGACGAGCGGCGCGCGGACCTCGTCCGGGACTTCGCGCTCGACGCGCGCGTCGTCGGCATCGCGACGCGGCGACACGGCGCCGCGCTCGCCACGACGGGCCTCGACGCGGTCGGCGCGGCCGACCTCGTCGAAGGCGGGGAGTCGCTCTCCGTGCTGCACGACGCGCGGTTCGGGCCGCCGCCCTCGACGGGGCTGGAGCTCATCGACACGGCCGCAGCTGCGGGCCTCGAGCGCGGCGCTGGCGTGATGGTCGAGACGACGCCGCTCGACATCGTCGACGGGCAGCCGGCCACCGATCACATTCGGGCGGCGATGAGGTCGGGGATGCACGTCGTGAGCGCCAACAAGGGGCCCGTGGCGCTCGCGCACCGCGAGCTGGCCGCCCTCGCGACCCGCACCGGCGTTCACTACCGCTTCGAGGGCGCGGTCATGGACGGCATTCCGGTGTTCAACCTCGTGCGCGAGACGATGCCGGCCGTGCGGGTCCTGGGCTTTCGCGGCGTCGTGAACAGCACGACCAACTACATCATCTCGGCCCTCGAGGACGGTGCGGACTTCGACACGGCGCTCGCGGAGATGCAGCGGCAGGGCATCGCCGAAGCGGACCCGTCGTACGACGTCGACGGGTGGGATGCTGCGACCAAGGTCGCGGCGCTCGTCAACGTCCTCATGGATGGCGTCGTCACGCCGCGTGACGTCGCGCGCGATGGCATTCGCGCGCTCACCGGCGAGCGCGTGCGCGAGGCGATGACCCGGGAGCGCCGCGTGCGGCTCGTGGCCTCGGCGAGTCGCGCCGGCGGAGTGGTGGAGACATCCGTGCGTGTCGAGGAGTTGGCCGAGGGCGACCCGCTCGCGCAACTGCGCGGCATGTCGAACGCCCTGTTCCTCGACACCGACCTGCTGGGGCGCGTGGGCATCGTGCAGCTCGACGGCGGGCTGACGCAGACCGCCTACGCGCTCGCCTCCGACCTCATCGCGATTCGTCGGCGGCTGGCGTGACCGGACGTCGGGCGCCGAGCCGAAGCCGACGGACGAGCCGACCCGTGCGAGAGCCGAGATGTCTGACACGACCGGTATGAGCCCGATCATAGGGCGCCGAGTCCGCCTCCGCTACAGTGGTCGCCATGTCCCTTTCCAGGAGGTGGCCGTGACCCCCACGCCCGAGACGACCGTTCGCGAGATCGTGGCCGACGACTTCCGTGCGGCCAGTGTGTTCGAACAGTTCGGCATCGACTTCTGCTGCGGCGGCGATCGCGTCCTGCGCGACGTGTGCCGGGAACGAGGCCTCGCCTTCGACGACGTCGCGGCGGCCCTCACGGCGGCCGCGACGACCGGCGGGGCCGAAGTCCCTCGGTTCGCCGCCTGGGATCCGCCCGCGCTCGTGTCCTACATCGTCGCCAACCATCACGGCTACGTCCGCTCGGCGATTCCCACGCTGCTCGAGCACACCCGCAAGATCGAGCACGTGCACGGCGATCGCCATCCCGAGCTGACGCAGGTGGCGACGACGTTTGCGGCCGTGGCCGACGAGATGCAGTCGCACATGTTCAAGGAGGAGCGCATCCTGTTCCCCTTCATCGTGGCGATGTCGGAGGCGGCGGCGAGCGGGCGTCCCATTCCCCCGGCGCCGTTCGGCTCGGTGGAAAACCCCATCCGGATGATGGAGCACGAGCACGAGTCGGCCGGCGGTGGCATGGCGCGCGTCAGCGAGCTGACGGGCGGCTACCAGCCCCCCGAGGATGCCTGCACGACGTATCGGGTGTGCCTCGAGGAGCTCAAGGCCTTCGAAGCCGACCTGCACCGGCACGTGCACCTCGAGAACAACATCCTCTTCCCGAAGGCGCGCGCGCTCGAAGCGCAAGGGCACTGACGTCGGGAGAGGGGGCGGCGACGCCGACGGTCCACGCCGGCATCACGGAGCCGTTTGCGCGTGGCACCGGCTCGGGTCGCCCCTGCCGCGGGGCGGCTCGAGCGACCGTGCCGGAACCGTCGGGCCTCGGTGAGCGTAGTACCCGACCGTTGCGGCTGATGGCGTGGCCTGGCCTTCCTCGGGAGCATGCGGCAGCGTCACCATGTCGCGCCCCGGGAGGTCGCCATGCCCAGGCTCCGGACGAGTGCGCTCGTCGCTTCGCCGCTCCTTCTCGCGATCGGCCTCGCCGGCCTGAGGCTTGCGCTGGAACCCGCCGAGTCTCCGGTGCCGATGGTCGACCTCTCGCCGTCCGCCTGCGAGCGATTGGCGGCCCTCGCCCGGGCCTCCGAGGTGCCGGCGGCTCGACTCGGCGACGAACTCGCCCGCGTCGACGTGCTGCTCGTGGGCGAGGAGCACTTCTATCAGGAGACCGTGCGCTTCCTGATCGACCTGCTGGAGGCCGTCGAGGGTCGGCGCGTGTATCTGTTGCTCGAGCTGCCCGCAGGGATGCAGGCGCATGTCGAGGAATGGGTGACGCGCGGGGCGTCGTCGGCGCTCGCGGCGGCCATCGCTGACGGCGACG is a window encoding:
- a CDS encoding zinc-dependent metalloprotease — its product is MLQTLSLARSCRRPARLAASLLLAGWFLGIAGADAQPRAYRDVVPATATSDEGLFTVHRADGRLLFEVPDAVLGRDMIVMSRIAKAQDGLADGGSMMAPNIVVRWERRGDRVLLRALSYGNVADSGTPLALAVANSNFAPVLASLPIAARGTAGSVVDVTDLYLGDTPTFSLPRARRTQLGVRGHDRDRTWLEWARSFPINVEVRVVRTYVADQAPSNPRGGSVSFEVNHSMVLLPETPMMPRLADERVTYITVRQTDYSSGFQGVRPRTFIRRYRMEPSDPAAFARGELVEPKNPWVWYLDPATPKAWIPYFREGLLEWNAAFELAGFKNAIEVREAPTEEEDPEFSLLDARYSVVRYVASPVRSANSGGDVVDPRSGEVIRAHTNMYHGLMERLRWWLVSQVGTANPNFQTSELSEADMGEALRYVVSHETAHSVGLPHNQMANFVYPVESLRDPEFVKKMGHSASSVGRTRYNYVAQPGDNVPPERRIGVWDKFAVMWGYRPIPGADTPEAELVALNQWIVERAHEPWFRSAEAQFGMDVEWDPKRMTEGISDDPVAAAEYGMRNLRTAAANLMTWLLDEGDDYYELGTHYLQNLTQWNRYAEHAAAAIGGSWTHHKRYGEAGWVYTPIEPEYQRKAMRFLDEHVLSTPQWALDLDQLRRLEHAGAVERIRAYQELAVQRLLNHARLARMIEHEAFLGEKTYRPAEMLDDTRAMVWREVRDRRPADTYRRNLQRAYLAQAHHLLHEAESKSWTPPPSGNLRVSSNDDPPLNADLHIAQSDIRPLVREQLRLLRVEIRQALDAGVTDRMTRIHYEDALERIARAIGG
- a CDS encoding Uma2 family endonuclease, producing MPGSDDVKAASPGVKLTYDDFLLFPDDGQRHELIDGEHYVTPSPSTRHQRLLGNLYYLIRAWLETHPIGTVFFAPYDVVFSEFDVVEPDLLYLSAARAAEVITPQHVRGVPELVVEIASRGTRERDETIKRRLYERVGVDEYWVVDPEVDTVRAYRRTGRGFSRPVELSREAGHVLTTPLLPGLELPLARVFAD
- a CDS encoding DUF2891 family protein, giving the protein MRAPTLPVVLLSLACGVGFPARAPAGQPQETLPSAAVDRFAQLALACVHREYPNKVAHVLNSDADVRPPRELTPAFYGCYDWHSSVHGHWLLARLARLAPDASFAPAARQALARSLTAPNIAGEIAYLTGKGRVSFERPYGLAWLLQLDGELREWQDEDARRWQRVLEPLVKAALERLTEWLPKLSAPVRAGEHSQTAFALGLVLDWARGASDRDTAALVVSRIRDFYARDRDCPLAYEPSGEDFLSPCIAEADLMRRVLPRPEFATWLRAFLPGLPANAATPWLAPGAVTDPSDPKLGHLAGLNLSRAWMLEGVAAGLPPDDPRRPAIEAAARQHGHEGLASVSGEHYEGGHWLGTFAVYLVTGRGLAAPR
- a CDS encoding HDOD domain-containing protein, coding for MFVARQPILDPDGRVFGYELLYRASAEATECAADADLASARVFTDGLLAFGLDTLTHGQRAFFNASRRLLLEGAVDLLPVDQVVVEVDGAMTADAEVLASCRRLQQSGYALALDGHLVDAPLGAWLPLVDFVKVDLLTTTPAQRAALLERCGGHGATMIAEKVETRESYQRALDAGFRRFQGFYFSRPVTLAAREIPGRRLGYLRLLQALVNPALTVNELESLVKHDVSLCYRVLRTVNSAAFGLQLEVRSVRQALVLLGRDAIRKWVSVWAIAGLAEGRSRELVTMALIRGECCATLGRTLWDTEAADELFLVGVLSLLDAILERPMMDVVSTLPLSAGAEAALRGEANRWRQVLDCVVAYERAEWAACEGLAARLGIGAGDLPAVYAGALRWARELTQ
- a CDS encoding PAS domain S-box protein produces the protein MPPSAQRLERVVASLGDVVIVVDSATRRIVDCNPAVERVLGFTMDELIGQSTAILHVDREAYERFGAAGEPILERDGVFRTESRMRRKDGRVIDTEHTVTTIDEGRGWRAGVVSVIRDVTERRRSEEALRERERQYRVLADNTLDVIWSMNMDLEFTYVNPAVASLTGYTPEEFVGTRLAEHCEAEAMERLLALLHEALKDDRGARGLVFDVDLRHKNGSPVPVEVHARIVYDEGGAPSALQGTTRDVSERRTLEKQLLQAQKMETVGRLAGGVAHDFNNMLSIILGNVELALEGLSPADPRYAHLQEILTAGRRSADLTRQLLAFARKQPIRPKVLDLDDTIDSVLKMLGRMISEDISLVWKPAGSLWPVRMDPVQVDQILVNLVVNARDAIGGAGTITIETARAQLDATFCEQHPGARPGRYVMLAVHDDGAGMGEETLARVFEPFFTTKAVGQGTGLGLPMVYGIVKQNEGYIDIESQPGRGTSVRIYLPPLADTGASASASAAVEHPAPGTETILLVEDEVALLRLTARLLERLGYTVLAAATPEAALELAKKDPRQIDLLVTDVIMPGASGRELWQEVAAVRPGLKCLFMSGYPTDVMADRGLLDHMCFLQKPFSAQALAAKVREALGA
- a CDS encoding beta-lactamase family protein, which gives rise to MIASPSSSSCRRAIPVLATLIAFGVAMPLSARETDPIDDFVRAEMDRQQVPGVAVAIVRRGEVVRASGYGFANLEHRVPVGPATIFQSGSVGKQFTAAVVMLLVEDGRIGLDDPVTKYLPEAPAGWRDITVRHLLTHTSGIPDYTPQDVDRRRDYTEDELARMAFGLTREFPPGTRWNYSNTGYVLLGVIVHRASGRFYGDILAERVFAPLGMSTARVISEADIVPGRAAGYRLVDGALRNQEWVAPVLNTTADGSLYVSLLDLVAWDRGLRAKAVLRPESWAQVFEPVRLASGNPYPYGFGWSIDTVAGQTRVHHGGSWQGFQAYIARYLGDDLTIVVLANLAQADTARFVDGIAGLLNPALIRSAPTPITDEAPETRGRLEQLLDAAAKGTLSPADFAYVRAGFFPGAARRMQDLLAPLGRPIRIDLLERLTLGDDTVSTYEVAYGEQVVTVRLGLAPDGRVSAFQVRPRTPAR